A genome region from bacterium includes the following:
- a CDS encoding ABC transporter permease, whose protein sequence is MSRYLVRRLALSLTAMLGVVTIVFVLLHISGDPATLLVTQDATRQDMERIRQAYGLDQPLSVQYARFIARVARGDLGYSYRQGVPVSELISEHFGATFELTLAALAVAMLLGVALGMVAAARRGTGADATAMTIALLGTSMPSFWLGILLIIVFGVKLGWLPVSGYGGLNHLVMPAFVLGGSYAAQVSRLTRTSLLDVLAQDYIRTGLAKGLTGRVLLFKHALRNAALPVLTILGLSFGQMLGGALIVESIFAWPGMGRLAVQAVLGRDFPVVQGATIVGAAVFLAVNLTVDLAYGWVDPRLRSAART, encoded by the coding sequence GTGAGCCGGTACCTGGTCCGCCGGCTGGCACTGTCGTTGACGGCCATGCTCGGCGTGGTCACGATCGTGTTCGTCCTGCTGCACATCAGCGGCGATCCCGCGACGCTGCTGGTGACGCAGGACGCGACGCGGCAGGACATGGAGCGGATCCGGCAGGCCTACGGGTTGGACCAACCGCTCTCCGTGCAATACGCCCGCTTCATCGCGCGGGTCGCCCGCGGCGATCTCGGGTATTCGTACCGCCAGGGCGTGCCGGTGAGCGAGCTGATCTCCGAACATTTCGGCGCGACGTTCGAACTGACCCTCGCCGCCCTCGCGGTGGCGATGCTGCTCGGCGTGGCGCTCGGCATGGTGGCCGCGGCCCGCCGCGGGACGGGCGCCGACGCGACTGCGATGACGATCGCCCTCCTCGGAACGAGCATGCCCAGCTTCTGGCTGGGGATCCTCCTCATCATCGTCTTCGGCGTCAAACTCGGATGGCTTCCGGTCTCCGGCTACGGCGGCCTCAACCACCTCGTCATGCCCGCGTTTGTGCTCGGCGGCTCCTACGCGGCGCAAGTCAGCCGGCTCACGCGCACAAGCCTGCTCGACGTCCTGGCTCAGGATTACATCCGCACGGGACTCGCCAAAGGCCTCACGGGCCGCGTCCTGCTGTTCAAGCACGCGTTGCGCAACGCGGCGCTCCCGGTCCTAACCATCCTGGGCCTCAGCTTCGGGCAGATGCTGGGCGGCGCCCTGATCGTGGAATCCATCTTCGCTTGGCCGGGGATGGGGCGGCTGGCGGTCCAAGCGGTGTTGGGGCGTGATTTTCCGGTCGTCCAGGGCGCCACGATTGTGGGTGCCGCCGTATTTCTCGCCGTCAACCTCACCGTGGATTTGGCGTATGGCTGGGTCGACCCTCGTCTTCGAAGCGCCGCGCGCACGTAG
- a CDS encoding ABC transporter permease — translation MAGSTLVFEAPRARSVGRASAIRRFLRSPSGVVGTVLLTILLVAGFGGSFVTPYDPAAQNLSLTVSPPSLTPVHGGVHLLGTDQLGRDVFSRLLVGLRISLLVALAVVPLSTLLGLTVGMVTGYRGGWLDVALMRVVDAQLSIPTLLLTVAVVAVLGSGLLQIVGVLAIAGWPAYARVVRAEVLALREREFAAAARAVGASDVRILAQHVLPNVLPTVLVLATLQLPVVIVFEAALSFLGLGIQPPTPSLGQMLGYSLDLVWQAWWMPTIPGITITLVVLAFNLLGDRMRDVLDPRLRGLGPV, via the coding sequence ATGGCTGGGTCGACCCTCGTCTTCGAAGCGCCGCGCGCACGTAGCGTCGGGCGAGCTTCCGCGATTCGCCGCTTCCTGCGGAGCCCTTCGGGGGTCGTGGGGACGGTGCTCCTGACAATACTGCTCGTGGCCGGGTTCGGGGGCTCGTTCGTGACGCCTTACGACCCGGCCGCGCAGAATCTGAGCCTCACCGTGAGTCCGCCGTCGTTGACGCCGGTGCACGGCGGCGTCCACCTGCTCGGCACGGATCAGCTCGGGCGTGATGTCTTCAGCAGGTTGCTGGTCGGTCTTCGGATCTCACTGCTCGTCGCACTGGCGGTCGTCCCCCTCTCGACGCTGTTGGGCCTGACCGTCGGCATGGTGACGGGGTACCGCGGCGGCTGGCTCGACGTCGCGTTGATGCGGGTCGTGGACGCGCAGTTGTCCATCCCCACGCTCCTGCTCACGGTGGCCGTGGTCGCGGTGCTCGGGTCCGGGCTCCTGCAGATTGTGGGCGTGTTGGCGATCGCCGGGTGGCCGGCCTACGCGCGCGTGGTGCGCGCCGAAGTCCTGGCGCTGCGCGAGCGCGAGTTTGCGGCGGCGGCGCGGGCGGTGGGCGCGTCAGACGTCCGCATTCTCGCGCAACATGTGCTGCCGAACGTCCTCCCCACCGTGCTCGTGCTGGCGACACTCCAGCTGCCGGTGGTAATCGTCTTCGAAGCCGCGCTGAGCTTCCTCGGCCTCGGCATCCAGCCGCCGACGCCGAGTCTCGGCCAGATGCTCGGGTACTCGCTGGACCTGGTGTGGCAGGCCTGGTGGATGCCGACGATCCCCGGGATCACCATCACGCTCGTGGTGCTGGCATTCAATCTGTTGGGCGACCGCATGCGGGATGTGCTCGATCCGCGTCTTCGGGGTCTCGGACCAGTGTGA